A genomic segment from candidate division WOR-3 bacterium encodes:
- a CDS encoding nitroreductase family protein — protein sequence MEAIECILTRRSIRKYKREPIPKEVIKELLTCAMAAPSARNEQPWHFIVITDRSLLDQIPKIHPYAQMVKEAPLAILVCGDLRLVNHEGYLVQDCSAATQNLLLAAHAQGLGAVWLGVYPREERINPFRKLFSLPENIIPVSLVAIGYPAERKEREDRYQESRVHYNFW from the coding sequence ATGGAAGCGATTGAATGTATCCTAACCCGAAGAAGTATCAGAAAGTATAAAAGAGAACCAATCCCCAAAGAGGTAATAAAAGAACTTTTAACCTGCGCGATGGCTGCGCCTTCTGCCCGCAACGAACAACCCTGGCACTTCATCGTTATCACCGACCGTTCACTTCTTGACCAAATCCCAAAAATACATCCCTATGCCCAGATGGTGAAAGAAGCACCCTTAGCCATTTTAGTTTGTGGGGATTTGCGCCTGGTTAATCACGAAGGCTATTTAGTTCAGGATTGTTCCGCTGCCACCCAGAACCTTCTTCTGGCCGCTCACGCCCAAGGTTTGGGTGCGGTCTGGCTCGGCGTCTATCCAAGGGAAGAGAGGATTAACCCCTTCCGCAAACTCTTCTCCCTTCCCGAAAATATCATCCCGGTCTCTTTGGTGGCAATTGGCTATCCCGCAGAGAGGAAGGAGAGAGAAGATCGCTATCAGGAATCAAGGGTCCATTATAACTTTTGGTAG
- the pheT gene encoding phenylalanine--tRNA ligase subunit beta codes for MLLSFRWLKEILEIKEDLPKIAQILTEKGIAVENILNYGQLLDGFQVAEITEITENHLTLSLGKEEEKVEKITGVKVKDKIGFRRQNKKILTGEEINFGNGLIILDQEFPLGENLNNLLDDYVLDLETTTNRGDLLSISGIARELAIFLDCGVREEETEIPTEIEPPTTSLIKLEIENSTDCPSYLGRIISEVQIAPSPFSLQWRLFVSGIRPHSNVVDATNYTLLKYGQPLHPFDLNRVFGERIIVRRAKPKEKIKTIDGEERELSPDILVIADSLRPIAIAGIMGGANSEIVAGTKKVFLECAHFHPSVIRKGSLSLRLRTEASRRFELGIDEEKLKAAIDFASSLIAHLSGGKVHKGMIGQVEKIKRKSLSLSSLKVSQVLGVEIDNNSIFNALKRMGFSPQGKRKIKVKIPSYRKDIKEEIDLIEEIARFYGYENIPEKFSLKGSKAGERDITEKGIVQLSLFLINNGFSEVKTTSFTNEETVKFLGINSYLKIQNPLNKNLTLLRPFLLPTFLPVMSHNFRNGRRDLRIFEIGKVYLENGEEEYHLALALAGAPTPLFWQKEKIEYDIFDLKGIFTSLLEFLSFSEVEFLPTDLPFFAPGEGMVLRIKEEIGFLGLLNEKILKPYDIDNPIWFGEISLLHFLAPKRKFYQPIPDWLPVVRDFSFLLAKKVPAQEVLKLVREKFGDKIIRCEIFDHFFGPPLPPEEKNLGIRITLPPSEKSEEILKEIVAAITNQFQGKLRQR; via the coding sequence ATGCTACTTTCCTTTCGCTGGCTAAAAGAAATCTTAGAGATAAAAGAAGACCTACCCAAAATCGCCCAAATTTTAACGGAAAAAGGAATTGCCGTAGAAAATATCTTAAATTATGGTCAATTACTTGATGGCTTTCAAGTTGCCGAGATTACGGAGATCACCGAAAACCATCTTACCCTCTCTTTGGGCAAAGAGGAAGAGAAGGTGGAGAAGATAACCGGCGTAAAGGTGAAAGATAAAATTGGCTTCCGCCGCCAAAATAAGAAGATTCTGACCGGTGAAGAGATTAATTTCGGAAACGGGTTGATTATTTTAGATCAAGAATTCCCCTTAGGGGAAAACCTAAATAACCTCCTTGATGACTATGTCTTAGATTTAGAGACAACCACTAACCGGGGTGACCTTTTATCAATCTCTGGTATCGCCCGAGAATTGGCAATCTTCTTAGATTGTGGAGTGAGAGAAGAAGAGACAGAAATCCCTACCGAAATTGAACCACCAACCACTTCTTTAATCAAATTGGAGATTGAAAATTCTACTGATTGCCCCTCTTATCTCGGTCGGATAATCTCGGAAGTCCAAATCGCCCCTTCCCCCTTTTCCCTCCAGTGGCGGCTCTTTGTCTCCGGAATTCGCCCCCATTCCAATGTCGTTGATGCCACCAACTACACCCTCCTCAAATATGGTCAACCCCTCCACCCCTTTGACCTAAATCGGGTCTTTGGGGAAAGAATAATTGTCCGCCGGGCAAAACCAAAAGAGAAAATAAAGACGATTGACGGCGAAGAGAGAGAACTCTCCCCAGATATTTTAGTCATTGCCGACTCTTTACGGCCGATCGCCATCGCCGGGATAATGGGTGGTGCCAACTCGGAAATTGTGGCCGGGACCAAAAAGGTCTTCTTAGAATGTGCCCATTTCCACCCCTCAGTAATTAGGAAGGGTTCCCTTTCCCTCCGTTTGCGCACCGAGGCGAGCCGGAGGTTTGAATTGGGAATTGACGAAGAAAAATTAAAAGCCGCAATTGATTTTGCCTCCTCTCTCATCGCCCATTTATCCGGGGGAAAGGTTCACAAAGGAATGATTGGTCAGGTAGAGAAGATAAAAAGGAAAAGCCTTTCCCTCTCCTCCCTAAAAGTCTCTCAGGTCTTGGGCGTAGAGATTGATAATAACTCTATTTTCAATGCCCTAAAGAGAATGGGATTTTCCCCGCAGGGGAAGAGAAAGATTAAAGTAAAAATCCCTTCCTACCGGAAGGATATTAAAGAAGAGATTGACCTCATTGAAGAGATCGCTCGTTTCTACGGCTACGAAAACATCCCCGAGAAATTTTCTCTCAAAGGTTCAAAAGCCGGGGAGAGGGATATTACCGAAAAGGGAATTGTCCAGTTGAGCCTCTTTTTAATAAATAACGGCTTCTCCGAAGTGAAGACCACAAGTTTTACTAATGAAGAGACCGTTAAATTTTTAGGAATCAACTCCTATCTCAAAATCCAAAACCCCCTCAATAAGAACCTCACCCTTTTGCGTCCCTTCCTCCTTCCCACCTTCTTACCGGTGATGAGCCATAACTTCCGGAACGGAAGGAGAGATTTGAGGATATTTGAGATCGGCAAGGTCTATCTCGAAAATGGAGAAGAGGAATACCATTTGGCTCTTGCCTTAGCCGGCGCTCCCACCCCCCTCTTCTGGCAGAAGGAGAAAATAGAATACGACATCTTTGACCTCAAAGGTATCTTCACCTCCCTCTTAGAATTCCTCTCTTTTTCGGAAGTAGAGTTCCTACCCACCGATCTTCCCTTCTTTGCTCCGGGAGAAGGGATGGTCCTCAGGATAAAAGAAGAGATCGGTTTTCTTGGTCTCCTCAACGAAAAGATTCTGAAGCCTTATGATATTGACAATCCCATCTGGTTTGGGGAAATCTCCCTCCTTCACTTCCTCGCCCCGAAAAGAAAGTTCTATCAGCCAATCCCCGATTGGCTGCCGGTGGTCCGCGACTTCTCCTTCCTCCTGGCGAAAAAAGTTCCGGCGCAGGAGGTCTTAAAATTAGTGAGGGAGAAATTTGGGGATAAGATTATCCGTTGTGAAATTTTTGACCACTTCTTCGGTCCGCCGCTCCCTCCTGAAGAGAAGAACTTGGGCATCAGAATCACCCTCCCCCCTTCGGAAAAGAGCGAAGAGATCTTAAAAGAGATTGTGGCGGCCATCACCAATCAGTTTCAAGGAAAATTACGTCAGAGATGA
- a CDS encoding nitroreductase family protein yields MEFYEVIKRRRSVRSYKRDPIPEEVLNRILEAGRLAPSAKNLQPWRFLVIRDREIIERLVPAMRNQRFIAEAPILLGVVALEKEAWGRMGGYWASYPVDCAIALEHIILAATAEGLGTCWIGAYDEKEVAKILNLKEGEKPIAFTPLGYPKELPQERGRKSFSEVVRYI; encoded by the coding sequence ATGGAATTTTATGAGGTGATTAAAAGAAGGCGGAGTGTCCGTTCTTATAAGCGAGACCCAATCCCCGAGGAGGTTCTTAATAGAATCTTAGAAGCGGGTCGGCTTGCCCCTTCCGCTAAGAATTTACAACCATGGCGTTTTTTAGTGATTCGGGATAGAGAGATAATTGAGAGGTTAGTGCCGGCGATGAGAAATCAGAGATTTATTGCCGAGGCACCAATCCTTCTTGGGGTGGTTGCCTTAGAAAAAGAAGCCTGGGGAAGGATGGGTGGTTATTGGGCATCTTATCCGGTTGATTGTGCCATCGCCTTAGAGCATATCATCTTAGCGGCGACCGCGGAAGGTTTGGGGACCTGTTGGATTGGTGCCTATGATGAGAAGGAGGTGGCGAAAATCTTAAACTTAAAGGAAGGGGAAAAGCCCATCGCCTTTACCCCCTTAGGCTATCCGAAGGAATTGCCACAAGAGAGGGGTCGGAAGTCCTTTTCCGAGGTTGTAAGGTATATTTAA
- a CDS encoding CapA family protein, translating to MRKGILFLVILLSVLTFSLFPRQKTRKELKKEITVTIASVGDIFIHKSVLNAFFEKKTYNFSPAFSEISPYLKEVDLATAWFGGALDTIGPYTGYPLFKTPEDLARTMREAGFSLLFRTNHTLDYGEKGLRKTAEILKGYGISQVGAYTSEEESKEIFIFEKGSLKIAFLSYTYGTNGIPIPKPWMVNLIDTLKIKEDIKKAKEKSDFVIVALHFGIEYQRRPNQEQKRIVRFVAESGADLIIGSHPHVIQPVELLNLPNGRKVYCAYSLGNFFCGQRMRFTDTGIILRYKIIKEKDKTELKEINYLPVWIAKYEEDGKYRFKILPLKKALKLYEEGKLEYLKTKEYKRMKEAYEETVRHINNLEIGFQEFE from the coding sequence ATGAGAAAAGGAATTCTCTTTTTGGTAATCCTCCTCAGTGTCTTAACCTTCTCCCTCTTCCCCCGGCAAAAAACAAGAAAGGAGTTAAAAAAGGAAATAACAGTCACTATCGCTTCGGTCGGCGATATCTTCATCCACAAAAGTGTCTTAAATGCCTTCTTTGAAAAAAAGACCTACAACTTCTCCCCTGCCTTCTCTGAAATTAGCCCTTACTTGAAAGAAGTTGATTTAGCCACTGCCTGGTTTGGCGGCGCTTTGGATACAATTGGACCTTATACTGGTTATCCGTTATTCAAAACACCAGAAGATTTAGCCCGGACAATGAGAGAAGCCGGTTTTTCCCTTCTCTTCCGCACCAACCATACCTTAGACTACGGTGAGAAAGGTTTAAGAAAGACCGCCGAGATCTTAAAAGGATACGGCATCTCTCAAGTCGGTGCCTACACCTCCGAAGAGGAGAGTAAAGAGATATTTATCTTTGAGAAGGGCTCCTTAAAAATAGCATTTTTGAGTTATACCTATGGCACAAACGGTATCCCAATTCCCAAACCCTGGATGGTCAATCTCATTGATACCTTAAAAATTAAGGAAGATATTAAAAAGGCGAAAGAGAAATCGGATTTTGTCATTGTTGCCCTCCATTTTGGGATAGAATACCAGAGAAGACCAAATCAAGAACAGAAAAGAATTGTCCGCTTCGTTGCCGAAAGTGGTGCCGATTTAATCATCGGTTCCCATCCCCACGTCATCCAACCAGTAGAGTTATTAAATCTGCCCAACGGCAGAAAGGTCTATTGTGCCTATTCCTTAGGCAATTTTTTCTGTGGCCAGAGGATGCGTTTCACCGATACCGGAATTATTCTCAGATACAAAATCATTAAAGAGAAAGATAAGACCGAATTGAAAGAGATAAATTATCTGCCAGTTTGGATTGCCAAATACGAAGAGGATGGTAAATACCGATTCAAGATCTTGCCGTTAAAAAAAGCATTGAAACTTTATGAAGAAGGTAAGTTAGAGTATCTTAAAACTAAGGAATACAAAAGAATGAAGGAGGCATACGAAGAGACAGTAAGGCATATCAATAATTTAGAGATTGGCTTTCAAGAATTTGAATAG
- the selA gene encoding L-seryl-tRNA(Sec) selenium transferase yields MANKEELLRKIPSVAKILETEGVKELLTQSPKELILFLLRGELENLRRGIEEGKVQEISLEKILSNVKKNASPSLRRAIQGLGVILHTGLGRAPIPKVAQNALMAVTENFCNLEIDEKGRRGSRYRHIEKLLQILTGAESGMIVNNNAGATLLVLNTLAKGREVIVSRGELIEIGGAFRLPDVMAQSGAKLVEVGTTNRTHLRDYREAINPNTALILKVHKSNYEIIGFTKEVALKELISLGKEFNLPVIHDLGSGALIDLSRYGLPKEPVVKESIKEGADLCLFSGDKLLGGPQAGVIVGKKELIDRIKKNPLTRALRCDKMTFAVMEATLRLFLDEERLKREHPVLNLLTQKIEEIERKVKEVKRVLKNLPGVESEIIDTFSLVGGGSLALAKLPSKGLAIRPKKFSAEKLADLLRQEPIPIFGRIEDERYILDFRTIRKDEVKIVKETLLRILS; encoded by the coding sequence ATGGCCAATAAAGAAGAACTTTTAAGAAAAATACCTTCGGTGGCGAAAATCCTTGAAACCGAAGGGGTGAAAGAACTTTTAACCCAATCCCCAAAAGAGTTGATCCTCTTCCTTTTGAGGGGGGAGTTAGAAAATCTGCGCCGGGGGATAGAGGAAGGGAAGGTGCAGGAAATCTCACTGGAAAAGATCTTGTCCAATGTGAAGAAGAATGCCTCCCCTTCCTTGCGGCGGGCGATTCAGGGTTTAGGAGTGATCTTACATACCGGTCTCGGGCGGGCACCAATCCCTAAGGTTGCCCAAAATGCCTTAATGGCAGTGACCGAGAACTTCTGTAATTTGGAGATTGACGAGAAGGGAAGGAGGGGCTCGCGCTACCGGCACATTGAGAAACTATTACAAATCCTCACCGGTGCTGAAAGTGGGATGATCGTCAATAATAATGCCGGAGCGACCCTTCTGGTCTTAAATACCCTGGCGAAAGGGAGAGAAGTGATTGTTTCAAGGGGAGAATTGATTGAAATCGGTGGTGCCTTCCGGCTTCCGGATGTGATGGCGCAGAGCGGCGCCAAATTGGTGGAAGTGGGAACCACCAACCGCACCCATCTCCGGGACTATCGGGAGGCGATTAATCCCAATACCGCCTTAATCTTAAAGGTGCATAAAAGTAACTACGAAATTATCGGCTTCACCAAGGAAGTGGCATTGAAAGAACTAATCTCATTGGGTAAAGAGTTTAATCTTCCGGTAATTCACGATTTGGGAAGTGGTGCCTTGATTGACCTTTCCCGATACGGTCTGCCCAAAGAGCCGGTAGTCAAAGAAAGCATCAAAGAAGGAGCCGACCTCTGCCTCTTCTCCGGCGATAAACTTTTAGGTGGTCCCCAAGCCGGGGTGATTGTGGGCAAAAAAGAACTGATTGACCGGATAAAGAAAAACCCATTAACCAGAGCCCTCCGTTGCGATAAGATGACCTTTGCCGTAATGGAGGCAACTTTAAGACTCTTCTTAGACGAAGAGAGATTAAAAAGGGAGCATCCGGTCTTAAACCTCTTGACCCAGAAGATAGAGGAGATTGAAAGGAAGGTAAAGGAGGTGAAGAGAGTATTAAAAAATTTACCCGGGGTGGAAAGCGAAATTATTGATACCTTTTCTCTGGTCGGTGGCGGTTCCTTGGCATTGGCAAAACTACCCAGCAAGGGGCTGGCGATTCGGCCCAAAAAATTTTCTGCGGAAAAATTAGCCGACCTCCTTCGCCAGGAACCAATACCCATCTTCGGTCGGATAGAAGATGAACGGTACATCTTAGACTTCCGAACGATCAGAAAGGATGAGGTAAAGATTGTTAAGGAGACCCTCCTCCGCATCCTCTCATAA
- the rimI gene encoding ribosomal protein S18-alanine N-acetyltransferase: MPEIEICPMTEKDLDGVLEIEKENFKFPWKREIFLSDLNRKSAYCLVAKKKGLVLGYIIILQALDEFHLANISVKKGYQRQGIGSALMNEMLKIAQENGIKSIYLEVRKSNLPAQRFYEKFGFTFTYTRKGYYEDGEDALIYEKKI, translated from the coding sequence ATGCCTGAGATAGAGATCTGCCCGATGACCGAAAAGGATTTAGACGGGGTGTTAGAAATTGAAAAGGAAAACTTTAAGTTTCCCTGGAAGAGAGAGATCTTTCTTTCTGACCTCAACCGAAAATCCGCCTATTGCCTGGTGGCAAAGAAAAAAGGGTTGGTCTTGGGTTATATTATCATCTTACAAGCCTTAGACGAATTCCATCTGGCAAATATCTCTGTAAAAAAAGGTTATCAGCGTCAGGGGATTGGCAGCGCCCTAATGAACGAGATGTTAAAGATTGCCCAGGAGAATGGGATAAAGAGTATCTATCTGGAAGTGAGAAAGAGTAACCTTCCCGCTCAGAGATTTTATGAAAAGTTTGGCTTCACCTTCACCTATACCCGCAAGGGCTACTACGAAGACGGCGAAGACGCCTTAATCTATGAGAAGAAAATTTAA